Genomic window (Xylanimonas protaetiae):
CTCGTCGTAGGGACGCACGTCCACCGGCGCCGTCACGTACGTGCGGCGGTGGTCCTTGCGGCGGTCACGGGTGCGGCGCAGGCGCTCGATCAGCTTGTCGATCGCGAGGTCCAGGGCGCCGTACCGGTCGTCCGCGGCGGCCTCCGCGCGGATCACGGGACCCTTGGCCCGCACCGTCAGCTCGACCCGCTCTGCGACGGCGGCGAGCTTGGGGTTGCGCTCCTTCGTGACCTCGACGTCCACGCGCTGGGCCAACGGCGACAGCTGCGTGACCTTGGTGAGCTTGTCCTCCACGTGGCGGCGGAACCGCTCCGGCACATCCGTGTGCCTACCGACGACGACGATCTCCATCGTGTGCTCCCTTCCTCGGGAGGGCACCCGCCTCCGCGGGCGCCCGGTGTGCTCT
Coding sequences:
- the hpf gene encoding ribosome hibernation-promoting factor, HPF/YfiA family, whose product is MEIVVVGRHTDVPERFRRHVEDKLTKVTQLSPLAQRVDVEVTKERNPKLAAVAERVELTVRAKGPVIRAEAAADDRYGALDLAIDKLIERLRRTRDRRKDHRRTYVTAPVDVRPYDEVMAAEPEPVAPPTPLVADGDAVEHQLGDSPVVIRQKLHSADAMTVDDAVYEMELVGHDFFLFIDKETARPSAVYKRKGWTYGVVQLDQQCEGVLPVTSLT